One Litorilinea aerophila genomic window carries:
- a CDS encoding FHA domain-containing protein — translation MLVLQRGSEAGRRWPLDRSRPITIGRSEECDIMLPDRQVSRLHARIRWQGEYYQLEDLGSKNGTHVNGQEVQSATILHDGDEIQIALRFKLAFVDAGATAPLTFEPATSGLRLDKETRQVWVNGKLIDPPLSLHQYRLLEALWDAGGGVITRDQVIAAVWPEASSEGVSEQAIDALVRRLRERIAELDEDFRYIVTVRGHGFRLENR, via the coding sequence ATGCTGGTTCTCCAGCGGGGCTCAGAGGCAGGACGTCGCTGGCCTCTGGATCGCTCCCGCCCCATCACCATCGGGCGCAGCGAGGAGTGCGACATCATGTTGCCGGACCGTCAGGTGAGCCGCCTCCATGCCCGCATTCGCTGGCAGGGGGAATATTACCAGCTGGAGGACCTGGGCAGTAAGAACGGCACCCACGTCAACGGCCAGGAGGTACAGTCGGCCACCATTTTGCACGACGGCGACGAGATCCAGATCGCCCTGCGTTTCAAGCTGGCTTTTGTGGACGCAGGTGCTACCGCCCCCCTGACCTTCGAGCCTGCCACCAGCGGCTTGCGCCTGGACAAGGAGACCCGCCAGGTCTGGGTGAACGGCAAGTTGATCGATCCGCCCCTCAGCCTGCACCAGTATCGCCTGTTGGAAGCCCTCTGGGATGCCGGCGGCGGCGTGATCACCCGAGATCAGGTCATTGCGGCCGTCTGGCCGGAAGCCAGCAGTGAAGGCGTGAGCGAACAGGCCATCGATGCCCTGGTGCGCCGCCTGCGGGAGCGGATTGCCGAGCTGGACGAGGATTTCCGCTATATTGTGACCGTCCGGGGACACGGCTTCCGCCTGGAGAATCGTTGA
- a CDS encoding serine/threonine-protein kinase, whose protein sequence is MLPILEAGTVLRRRYKILELVGQGGMGAVYKATDLRLDGRICAVKEVLPTLSDPARSKQEMKQISEQFRTEASILSRLDHPNLPKVSDYFTTGGREYLVMDFVDGRDLQEIVREVRQRGEFLPEEQVLGWAGQLLDALEYLHDQQPPVLHRDIKPSNIKLTPHGVVKLVDFGLVKVLQSDDSRTVTVVQGRGTVAYTPLEQYGGDTGFTDVRSDIYSLGATLYHLLAGVPPVDAKERFLRPGCLPPIRQLNPAVSPRVERAIFQALAMHPNERPPSARAFRELLFGTALPVAPMGVQSAPEPEPSWRELFRQNLHLILTALTLLIIALIVSL, encoded by the coding sequence GTGCTACCCATTTTAGAAGCCGGCACCGTCCTGCGTCGGCGCTATAAAATCCTGGAGCTGGTGGGGCAGGGCGGGATGGGGGCCGTCTACAAAGCCACGGATCTGCGCCTGGACGGTCGCATCTGTGCCGTGAAGGAGGTTCTGCCCACCCTCTCGGATCCGGCCCGCTCGAAACAGGAGATGAAGCAGATCTCGGAACAATTTCGGACCGAGGCCAGCATCCTCTCCCGGCTAGATCACCCCAACCTGCCCAAAGTTTCGGACTACTTCACCACAGGCGGCCGGGAATATCTGGTGATGGATTTCGTGGACGGGCGGGATCTCCAGGAGATCGTGCGGGAGGTTCGCCAGCGGGGCGAGTTCCTGCCCGAAGAGCAGGTGTTGGGCTGGGCCGGCCAGTTGCTGGACGCCCTGGAGTACCTCCACGATCAGCAGCCGCCTGTGCTGCACCGGGACATCAAGCCCAGCAACATCAAGCTTACGCCCCACGGCGTGGTGAAGCTGGTCGACTTCGGACTGGTGAAGGTGCTTCAGTCCGACGACAGCCGGACCGTCACCGTGGTTCAGGGGCGGGGGACCGTGGCCTACACGCCCCTGGAGCAGTACGGCGGCGACACCGGCTTCACCGACGTGCGCAGCGACATCTACAGCCTGGGTGCCACCCTGTATCACCTCCTGGCTGGCGTACCGCCGGTGGATGCCAAGGAGCGTTTCCTGCGCCCCGGCTGCCTGCCGCCCATTCGTCAGCTCAACCCGGCCGTCTCCCCACGGGTGGAGCGGGCCATCTTCCAGGCCCTGGCCATGCACCCCAACGAACGCCCTCCCTCAGCTCGGGCCTTCCGGGAGCTGCTGTTCGGCACCGCTCTGCCCGTCGCGCCCATGGGGGTGCAATCGGCACCGGAACCGGAACCCAGTTGGCGGGAGCTCTTCCGCCAGAACCTGCACCTGATCCTCACGGCGCTCACCCTGTTGATCATCGCCCTGATCGTTAGTCTTTAG
- a CDS encoding transposase — protein MTAIGQVVVHVVFVNTQRYPTDLTDSQWAIIQDLIPPAKPGERPRSLDMRQVVNGILHLTVSGIQGSPNGPSPG, from the coding sequence GTGACAGCTATCGGCCAAGTCGTGGTACACGTTGTGTTCGTGAACACGCAACGATACCCAACCGACCTGACCGACAGCCAGTGGGCCATTATCCAGGATCTGATTCCACCGGCCAAACCTGGAGAACGACCGCGCAGCCTGGATATGCGCCAGGTCGTCAATGGGATTCTCCATCTGACCGTCAGTGGAATCCAAGGTTCGCCGAATGGACCTTCGCCTGGCTAG
- a CDS encoding helix-turn-helix domain-containing protein, whose amino-acid sequence MNQAPYQTNQEEALRNQAIDRYLQGMRPAAIARHLGRSRKWFYETLHRFQQEGRAGLASRLRQPRHSPSQIAPEVEAAVLRVRRLLSSREDPVLRFGNSGADAIAAELKRAGIEAPSRATINRILRRHGLSNPRPHQRKKQTLPADYPWPQVHHAHVLHAMDFMERVLPGGQRLYACNLLDVFCQWPFLALITSKTKQNVVDFFLAAWQDVGRPNALRVDNDPVWRGSSSASYTFSTLVRLWLYLGVQVIFIPPYTPQANTWIESFNRLWSRNFWERMHFQDLSMVQQALPDFQTYCRIIDPENWTTC is encoded by the coding sequence ATGAACCAGGCACCTTACCAAACGAATCAAGAAGAAGCCCTGCGGAACCAGGCCATCGATCGGTATCTGCAGGGGATGCGACCGGCGGCAATTGCGCGGCATTTGGGACGTAGTCGCAAGTGGTTCTATGAGACCTTGCACCGTTTTCAACAGGAGGGTCGGGCGGGTTTAGCCTCGCGTTTGCGACAACCGCGTCATTCGCCATCCCAGATCGCCCCTGAGGTGGAAGCGGCGGTATTGCGAGTGCGGCGGTTGTTGAGCAGTAGGGAGGACCCTGTGTTGCGCTTTGGTAACAGCGGGGCTGATGCCATTGCCGCCGAGCTGAAGCGAGCCGGCATCGAAGCGCCAAGCCGGGCGACCATCAACCGAATTCTTCGGCGTCATGGGCTCAGCAATCCGCGGCCCCATCAGCGCAAGAAGCAGACCCTACCGGCTGATTATCCCTGGCCACAAGTGCATCACGCCCATGTCCTTCATGCCATGGATTTCATGGAACGGGTCCTGCCAGGCGGACAACGTCTCTATGCCTGCAACCTGCTCGATGTCTTCTGCCAATGGCCTTTTCTGGCTCTCATCACCAGCAAAACCAAGCAGAATGTGGTGGATTTCTTCCTGGCCGCCTGGCAAGATGTGGGGCGTCCAAACGCCCTGAGGGTGGATAACGATCCGGTCTGGCGGGGAAGTAGTTCTGCTTCTTACACGTTCAGCACCCTGGTGCGCCTGTGGCTCTATCTGGGTGTGCAGGTCATCTTCATCCCGCCCTATACACCGCAAGCCAACACCTGGATCGAGTCTTTCAATCGTCTTTGGTCCCGCAACTTCTGGGAACGGATGCATTTTCAGGATCTCTCCATGGTCCAGCAGGCCTTGCCAGACTTCCAAACCTACTGCCGTATAATTGACCCCGAAAACTGGACCACGTGCTAA
- a CDS encoding IS3 family transposase (programmed frameshift): protein MSKKRRRYSAEYKFKVALEAAKGTKTLAEIASETSVHPNQISQWKSQLLEDGAHVFSSNSARQQREFEKLESELYEQIGRLRMELEWLKKKALPASTEVKRAMIEPNHPDISIRRQCELLGLNRSTYYYAPAGESEFNLHLMRLIDEQYLKTPFYGWPRMTAYLQREGYAVNHKRVQRLMRIMDLQAIHPKRKTSVAGKGHKIYPYLLRGLEITQPNQVWSADITYVPMQHGFMYLVAILDWFSRYVLAWQLSNTLDGRFCLDALQQALLLSTLDIFNTDQGVQFTALEFTSCLEAAGVRISMDGRGRVFDNIFIERLWRSVKYEDIYLKDYASVPELDTGLDDYFQFYNHDRSHQSLGYRAPAEVHFA from the exons ATGTCCAAGAAACGACGACGATACAGTGCTGAATACAAGTTCAAGGTCGCCTTGGAAGCGGCCAAAGGCACCAAGACGCTGGCAGAGATCGCTAGTGAAACAAGCGTACATCCCAACCAGATTAGCCAGTGGAAAAGCCAGCTCCTGGAAGACGGTGCCCATGTTTTCAGTTCCAACAGCGCCCGGCAACAGCGGGAGTTCGAGAAGCTGGAATCCGAACTGTACGAGCAGATCGGGCGCCTGAGGATGGAGCTGGAATGGCTGAAAAAAAAAGC GCTGCCGGCTTCGACTGAGGTCAAGCGCGCCATGATCGAGCCCAACCATCCGGACATCAGTATTCGCCGGCAATGTGAGCTGCTGGGGCTGAATCGTTCGACGTACTACTACGCGCCGGCGGGGGAGAGTGAGTTCAACTTGCATCTGATGCGCCTGATCGATGAGCAGTACCTGAAAACGCCCTTCTATGGCTGGCCCCGGATGACGGCCTATCTTCAGCGAGAAGGCTACGCGGTCAACCACAAACGGGTGCAACGTCTGATGCGGATCATGGATTTGCAGGCCATTCATCCAAAACGGAAGACCAGCGTGGCCGGTAAGGGTCACAAAATCTATCCGTATCTGCTGCGGGGCCTTGAGATCACGCAGCCCAATCAGGTCTGGAGCGCCGATATCACGTACGTCCCGATGCAGCATGGCTTCATGTATCTGGTGGCTATCCTGGATTGGTTCAGCCGCTATGTGCTGGCCTGGCAACTGTCCAACACCTTGGACGGTCGGTTCTGCCTGGACGCGCTCCAGCAAGCGCTTCTGCTCAGCACACTCGACATCTTCAACACCGACCAGGGGGTGCAGTTTACCGCCCTGGAGTTCACCAGCTGTCTCGAAGCTGCTGGCGTGCGGATCAGCATGGACGGCCGAGGCCGGGTGTTTGACAACATCTTCATCGAACGGCTATGGAGGTCGGTTAAGTACGAGGACATCTACTTGAAGGACTATGCCTCGGTTCCGGAACTGGACACGGGCCTGGATGACTACTTCCAGTTCTACAACCATGACCGGTCGCATCAAAGCCTGGGCTATCGGGCACCGGCAGAGGTCCATTTCGCATGA
- a CDS encoding BREX system ATP-binding domain-containing protein produces the protein MNKLDSQIARRIIDTVAANGIPPAYGFQFFTAGLEPYLSVIDEEYLSTFIKQGGSAFKMVVGVYGGGKTHFLYCVRDLAWKNQFAVSYVSLAPGESPFHRLDLVYKAIIKGLLPPLSAEELLSGYEQGIVPFIRSWYSMKYQEARNDGVSVEDLRERLLSEIENIQGIESISFSKAVKAAFKALLDRQEEDFLNICQWLTGEGFDRTVHGRFGILQRIDRTTAFTMIRSLVQWVKQIGFSGLVILLDEAERVPSLSTKQRELHLNNLRELIDECGHTNFQSVMIFYAVPDENFLEGRTQIYEALRQRVATVFDELNPTGVKIELERIPGDPLTLLTEIGTGLRRVYEVAYASKLDDSLVLHTIRQTAEAAYEQRYGDIGYKRLFVQKVIQGFHYLRQKGSPPSPEDLDF, from the coding sequence ATGAACAAACTTGATTCGCAAATCGCCAGGAGGATAATCGACACCGTAGCGGCCAATGGCATTCCGCCAGCATATGGATTTCAGTTTTTCACTGCTGGCTTGGAGCCGTACCTTTCTGTTATCGATGAGGAATATCTTTCCACGTTCATAAAGCAGGGTGGCTCTGCATTTAAGATGGTGGTTGGAGTCTATGGGGGCGGAAAAACGCACTTTCTCTACTGCGTACGCGATCTAGCGTGGAAAAACCAGTTCGCTGTCTCGTATGTCAGCCTGGCTCCTGGTGAGAGCCCATTTCATCGGCTAGACCTGGTATATAAGGCTATTATCAAAGGACTGCTTCCACCCCTATCGGCGGAAGAACTCTTATCAGGTTATGAGCAAGGTATCGTGCCGTTCATCCGCTCCTGGTATAGCATGAAGTACCAAGAGGCGCGTAATGACGGCGTGTCGGTTGAGGATTTACGAGAAAGATTGCTGAGTGAAATTGAAAACATCCAAGGGATAGAGAGCATTAGTTTTTCAAAAGCGGTCAAAGCGGCCTTCAAGGCGCTATTGGATAGACAGGAAGAAGATTTCCTCAACATATGTCAGTGGCTAACGGGTGAAGGCTTCGACCGCACAGTCCACGGCAGATTTGGAATTCTACAGCGTATCGATAGAACGACGGCCTTCACCATGATCCGATCTTTAGTCCAATGGGTCAAACAGATCGGTTTTTCTGGACTCGTCATCTTGCTGGACGAGGCTGAGCGCGTCCCAAGTCTTAGCACAAAACAAAGAGAACTCCATTTGAATAACTTGCGCGAGCTGATTGACGAATGTGGGCACACGAATTTCCAAAGCGTTATGATTTTCTATGCCGTGCCAGATGAGAATTTTCTGGAAGGGCGCACTCAAATTTATGAAGCGCTACGCCAGCGTGTAGCCACCGTGTTCGACGAGTTAAACCCAACTGGCGTCAAAATCGAACTGGAGAGGATTCCGGGAGACCCGCTCACACTGTTAACGGAGATTGGAACAGGGCTGAGACGCGTTTACGAAGTGGCGTATGCATCCAAACTTGATGATTCGCTAGTTCTGCATACCATCAGGCAAACTGCGGAAGCTGCTTATGAGCAACGCTACGGAGACATCGGATACAAACGCCTGTTCGTGCAAAAGGTTATTCAAGGCTTCCATTACTTGAGGCAGAAAGGCTCCCCACCGTCTCCCGAAGACTTGGACTTTTAA
- a CDS encoding BREX system ATP-binding domain-containing protein produces the protein MTTKEVVHPRYGRGVVLQRRHKGFELLVEFDGVRRWVRIDELREAELLPPAPRFPPAPEPDEHFKSRRMIEAFRLGIVPYDCVEDFTFGREQEVKQIAQWLSSQSEQSGTMLVVGEYGSGKTHLLHYALGRALQEGYAVSWVEMDPNEAPFHKPKRVYKQLIQNMRYPLGGTSVGNFRDFLKRALSLGALKDHEYFKRIMGHEFDETLWEWIEAREPSIRPWSFYNWTYNSLPGLYDYSTAANIYCYLLSALGWAAREVMSLKGLLLVFDEAETVEMNYYSYQAERSRNFLRALIRTADNEPALQKKPWNSGLDYCGVGVGPRIPFLYEEVSGLKLLFAFTSLDWNYYYSWTDGYYSKTPYIPEIERIPKSELEPLSEKALRQVFEHICLLYDSAYDYLEEDVTIDAIFNILNQSIQTRLFVKGAVEILDIARFLTKS, from the coding sequence ATGACTACGAAGGAAGTCGTTCATCCCAGGTATGGTCGTGGTGTGGTGCTGCAGCGCCGCCACAAGGGGTTCGAGTTGCTGGTTGAGTTCGACGGTGTGCGCAGATGGGTGCGGATTGATGAATTGCGTGAAGCAGAACTTCTCCCACCAGCTCCACGCTTTCCGCCAGCACCTGAACCCGATGAACACTTCAAATCTCGACGCATGATTGAGGCATTTCGCCTCGGGATCGTGCCCTATGATTGTGTGGAGGATTTCACTTTCGGAAGAGAGCAAGAAGTCAAACAGATCGCGCAATGGCTATCCTCCCAGTCAGAACAGTCGGGAACCATGCTCGTTGTAGGAGAATATGGCAGCGGAAAAACTCATCTCCTGCATTATGCTCTAGGACGCGCATTGCAAGAAGGATATGCTGTTTCTTGGGTGGAGATGGATCCCAACGAAGCACCTTTTCACAAGCCGAAACGTGTATACAAACAATTGATTCAGAACATGCGATATCCATTAGGGGGCACGAGCGTAGGAAATTTTCGGGATTTTTTGAAAAGAGCGCTTTCTTTGGGCGCGCTAAAAGATCACGAATATTTTAAACGAATAATGGGTCATGAGTTCGATGAAACCTTGTGGGAATGGATCGAAGCAAGAGAACCCAGTATTCGACCCTGGAGCTTCTACAATTGGACGTACAACTCATTGCCCGGACTCTATGACTATTCCACAGCGGCTAACATCTACTGCTACTTGCTCAGCGCACTTGGATGGGCTGCAAGGGAAGTCATGAGCCTGAAAGGGCTGCTACTGGTTTTTGACGAAGCCGAGACCGTGGAGATGAATTACTATTCTTATCAGGCAGAACGAAGTAGAAATTTCCTCCGGGCGTTGATTCGAACCGCTGATAACGAACCAGCATTACAGAAAAAGCCTTGGAATTCAGGCCTTGATTACTGCGGAGTTGGAGTCGGTCCTCGCATTCCTTTCCTCTACGAAGAGGTTAGCGGCTTGAAGCTATTGTTTGCATTCACCTCTCTAGATTGGAATTACTACTACAGTTGGACTGACGGGTACTACTCGAAAACGCCGTATATTCCTGAGATCGAGCGAATACCCAAGAGCGAGTTGGAGCCGTTATCGGAGAAGGCGCTGAGACAGGTCTTCGAGCACATCTGTTTGCTCTATGACAGTGCCTATGATTATCTGGAGGAAGACGTGACCATTGACGCTATATTCAACATACTGAACCAATCAATACAGACACGATTGTTCGTCAAGGGAGCCGTCGAAATCTTAGATATAGCCCGCTTTCTCACGAAATCATGA
- a CDS encoding DEAD/DEAH box helicase translates to MIERTRDIRARLKYAWTPFFTRFGRLTPIQLEAIPRILDGSNVIIASPTASGKTEAVVAPVAQKFIEERWYELAVVYVVPTRALTNDTIARVAGPLQDMGIRADIKHGDKPYLSTSNPPNFLVITPESLDSLICRNTELFSNLQTVIIDEIHLLDNTYRGDQLRILISRLRKIAKVAEFSVHLLSATLASPRETAGRYVQLYETVEVPGRREIEYQFVESHKEIYEIARQRKWRKILYFCNLRETVEETVSEISRLWHPYPVVAHHGSLNRQLREEAERVMKEADVAICVSTSTLEVGIDIGDLDLIVLVEPPWSVSSLLQRIGRGNRREGIVRVAALVTSSEERQLLESMFEVAASGELPEEPYNPDLSVAVQQIFSCLYQNRGGVLETEIVSLLSPICNEKEATLILRHLRSKEWVERATSRWFASTKLMDLGAKGRIHSNIPESQSHRVIDVASGREIGLIMGVVDEVFVLGGRVWQIVSIERNMIKVRRFMGRAQAAFFLRRGRVGAFYYLLPPELRNKLA, encoded by the coding sequence GTGATTGAGAGAACTAGGGATATACGTGCCCGACTAAAATATGCCTGGACACCGTTTTTCACTAGGTTCGGTAGGCTAACGCCTATTCAACTCGAAGCAATTCCCAGAATACTGGACGGAAGCAATGTCATCATCGCCTCCCCTACTGCGTCTGGGAAAACCGAGGCCGTTGTTGCGCCGGTTGCACAGAAGTTCATCGAAGAAAGGTGGTACGAACTTGCTGTAGTATATGTCGTACCGACGCGGGCCCTGACTAACGATACGATAGCTCGCGTTGCAGGGCCTCTACAAGATATGGGCATCAGGGCGGATATCAAACATGGGGATAAGCCTTATCTCTCAACGTCGAATCCGCCCAATTTTCTGGTCATAACCCCTGAATCTCTCGATTCACTAATTTGCCGCAATACCGAATTGTTTTCCAACCTGCAAACGGTGATTATTGATGAAATCCACCTGCTTGATAATACATACCGTGGAGATCAGTTACGAATTCTAATAAGTCGCTTAAGGAAAATTGCTAAGGTTGCTGAATTCTCAGTACATCTTCTATCGGCGACGCTGGCATCCCCTCGCGAAACGGCTGGGAGGTATGTGCAGCTCTATGAGACTGTGGAAGTGCCTGGGCGTAGGGAAATTGAATACCAGTTTGTCGAGTCTCACAAGGAAATTTACGAGATTGCTAGGCAACGAAAATGGCGGAAGATACTCTATTTTTGCAACCTTCGCGAGACAGTTGAAGAGACGGTATCGGAGATTAGCAGACTATGGCATCCGTATCCGGTTGTGGCTCACCACGGTAGTCTTAATCGCCAACTCAGAGAAGAGGCGGAGAGGGTGATGAAGGAAGCGGATGTTGCGATATGCGTATCAACCTCTACCCTGGAAGTTGGTATAGACATCGGTGACCTCGACCTGATTGTGCTTGTAGAGCCTCCGTGGAGCGTTTCATCTTTGCTCCAACGCATCGGACGCGGCAACCGAAGAGAGGGAATTGTGCGTGTTGCAGCACTCGTGACCTCTTCGGAGGAACGTCAACTGCTTGAGAGCATGTTCGAAGTTGCAGCGTCTGGTGAGTTGCCTGAGGAGCCCTATAACCCTGACTTATCTGTCGCGGTACAGCAGATATTCTCGTGCCTGTATCAAAACAGAGGGGGCGTACTGGAAACGGAGATCGTGAGTCTCCTGTCACCCATTTGCAATGAAAAAGAAGCAACACTGATCTTGAGGCACTTACGAAGCAAAGAATGGGTTGAACGTGCTACAAGCCGATGGTTTGCTTCAACGAAGTTGATGGATCTCGGCGCGAAGGGACGAATCCACTCAAACATTCCAGAGTCACAATCGCATAGGGTGATAGATGTGGCATCGGGGAGAGAGATCGGTTTGATTATGGGCGTTGTCGATGAAGTATTCGTACTTGGAGGAAGAGTATGGCAAATTGTTTCAATAGAACGAAACATGATCAAAGTCCGTCGTTTCATGGGACGAGCCCAAGCAGCCTTTTTTCTAAGGCGTGGTCGAGTGGGAGCTTTCTATTACTTGCTCCCTCCAGAGCTAAGGAACAAACTTGCTTAG
- a CDS encoding DUF6884 domain-containing protein, with protein MSTVVLISCVSKKLPHRAKARDLYVSPLFRMNLKYAQRFSPKQVFILSAKYGLVELDEEIEPYDVTLNSMSARGRRNWARKVVAQLQEYCDLEKDHFVILAGQKYRQYLLSHLKSYEVPLAGLPIGKQLQFLKRETSW; from the coding sequence GTGAGTACAGTTGTTCTGATTTCATGTGTGAGTAAAAAATTGCCGCACAGGGCAAAAGCCAGGGATTTGTACGTCAGCCCACTATTCCGAATGAACCTGAAGTACGCCCAACGATTTTCGCCCAAACAGGTGTTTATTTTGTCTGCGAAATACGGTTTGGTGGAATTGGATGAAGAAATAGAGCCATACGATGTTACACTCAATAGTATGTCTGCCCGTGGACGAAGAAACTGGGCTAGGAAAGTCGTGGCGCAACTTCAAGAGTACTGCGATTTGGAGAAAGACCATTTTGTGATACTAGCCGGGCAGAAGTATCGGCAGTATCTGTTGTCGCATCTAAAATCCTACGAAGTGCCATTGGCGGGTTTGCCTATAGGAAAGCAGTTGCAGTTTTTGAAGCGGGAAACGTCATGGTAA
- a CDS encoding ATP-binding protein, whose translation MIEPGLSANGDPDGIRQVVEILLDNAIKYANPGGWVTLSLTRAGRRIAFTVANSGPEIAKEDLGDRRRYRRRSPFPPPSPVAYATRSKKRTSFS comes from the coding sequence TTGATCGAGCCGGGGCTGAGTGCAAACGGTGACCCAGACGGCATACGGCAGGTGGTGGAGATCCTGCTCGACAACGCCATCAAATATGCCAATCCGGGCGGTTGGGTCACCCTGTCACTCACCCGGGCGGGCCGGCGCATCGCATTCACCGTCGCCAACAGCGGGCCGGAAATTGCGAAGGAAGACCTAGGGGACCGCCGCCGATATCGGCGGCGGTCCCCTTTTCCGCCTCCGTCACCTGTCGCCTACGCCACCCGCTCCAAAAAGCGCACGTCGTTTTCGTAG
- the pheS gene encoding phenylalanine--tRNA ligase subunit alpha — protein sequence MSDLLQQLEALQEKALAELAQASTTEETRAWYGEYLGRKGQVTALLSGLGQLPREERPVVGKAANQVKMALEAALQQRQEAIALAEMERALEHEHVDVTVPGRRPVVGKYHPTTAALREIVDIFVQMGFQVYDAREVETDAYNFELLNFPPGHPAREMQDTFFTTNPDVILRTHTSPGQIHAMREYAPEPIRVILPGKCYRNEDVTARSEMMFYQVEGLAIGKNITFSDLKGVLLNFANQMYGEGRRIRFRKSYFPFTEPSVEVDVDCILCGAQGCRMCKYTGWLEILGAGMVHPVVLRNGGYDPAVFSGFAFGMGIERQAILKRGIDDIRYFYENDVRFLERVA from the coding sequence ATGAGTGATCTGTTGCAACAACTGGAGGCACTACAGGAGAAGGCGCTGGCCGAACTGGCCCAGGCCAGCACCACCGAGGAGACCCGGGCCTGGTACGGGGAATACCTGGGGCGGAAGGGTCAGGTGACGGCCCTGCTCAGCGGGCTGGGGCAACTCCCCCGGGAGGAGCGCCCGGTGGTGGGCAAGGCGGCCAACCAGGTGAAGATGGCCCTGGAGGCGGCGCTCCAGCAGCGCCAGGAGGCCATTGCCCTGGCCGAGATGGAGCGGGCCCTGGAGCACGAACACGTGGACGTGACCGTGCCCGGCCGCCGGCCGGTGGTGGGTAAATATCACCCCACCACTGCCGCCCTGCGGGAGATCGTGGACATCTTCGTGCAGATGGGTTTCCAGGTCTACGACGCCCGGGAGGTGGAGACCGACGCCTACAACTTCGAGCTGCTCAACTTCCCCCCTGGCCACCCGGCCCGGGAGATGCAGGACACTTTCTTCACCACCAACCCGGACGTGATCTTGCGTACCCACACCAGCCCGGGCCAGATCCATGCCATGCGGGAATACGCGCCCGAACCCATCCGGGTGATCCTGCCGGGCAAGTGCTACCGCAACGAGGACGTGACGGCCCGTTCTGAGATGATGTTCTACCAGGTGGAGGGCCTGGCCATCGGCAAAAACATCACCTTCAGCGACCTCAAGGGGGTGCTGCTGAACTTCGCCAATCAGATGTACGGTGAAGGGCGGCGCATTCGCTTCCGCAAGTCCTACTTCCCCTTCACCGAGCCCAGCGTGGAAGTGGACGTGGACTGCATCCTCTGCGGCGCCCAGGGCTGTCGGATGTGCAAATACACCGGCTGGCTGGAAATTCTGGGCGCGGGGATGGTGCACCCGGTGGTCCTGCGCAACGGCGGCTACGACCCGGCCGTCTTCAGCGGTTTCGCCTTCGGCATGGGCATCGAGCGGCAGGCCATCCTCAAGCGGGGCATCGACGACATCCGTTACTTCTACGAAAACGACGTGCGCTTTTTGGAGCGGGTGGCGTAG